A single Anopheles maculipalpis chromosome 3RL, idAnoMacuDA_375_x, whole genome shotgun sequence DNA region contains:
- the LOC126560662 gene encoding uncharacterized protein LOC126560662 — protein MVKADRLYKNTGESTIQSTMNHVLDKGSFLQQDGVRARLVKRVFYTTQQHFYQPTSFISDSSSLCDELKRVQQLQAMLLFMQQQQQHQHHNKQQQLQTPAFMSGSLQSSQQPTNRNRIGMMTRQQFASGSAASAMNTNATTSAAVDRTVYSHSKQHFVSVHDRLPKAFHSYNHWLEHVKRLHLDEQQCMVASMQAQLLYNWYRVWEATDQHNAHWWKNRTNMRTAAIQTSTICPLQNVLFQAFYQLMSSAGEGGYFHPFIHFDLRHSEKQPTQHKRHQNTRRGQYRTEQSPPTKVVSVATPAGATLPKPINATTGRSPSIANSNPLTPFLFVYVPLLTPLPAPQQLAFAVNHSAGSGPLVSPGRTALPPSGLPPPSTCSLDAIINDRLVQPFVYAPISNDN, from the coding sequence ATGGTGAAGGCTGACAGATTGTACAAAAACACCGGTGAATCCACGATCCAATCCACGATGAACCACGTGCTCGATAAGGGTTCCTTCTTGCAACAGGATGGTGTGCGAGCTCGCTTAGTAAAAAGAGTTTTTTACACGACACAGCAACATTTTTATCAACCGACTAGTTTTATCAGTGATTCTTCATCGCTGTGCGATGAATTAAAGCGTGTTCAACAGCTGCAAGCAATGTTACTGTttatgcagcaacagcagcaacatcagcaccataacaaacagcagcaattGCAAACGCCTGCATTCATGTCGGGATCGTTGCAGTCTTCCCAACAACCGACGAACCGAAACCGTATCGGTATGATGACACGGCAGCAATTCGCATCTGGTTCTGCAGCCTCAGCAATGAATACTAATGCTACTACCTCTGCAGCTGTTGATCGAACTGTTTATTCACATTCGAAACAGCATTTCGTAAGTGTACATGATCGTTTGCCAAAAGCGTTCCACAGCTACAACCATTGGCTCGAGCACGTGAAACGCCTGCATCTGGACGAACAGCAGTGCATGGTAGCTTCCATGCAAGCTCAACTTTTGTACAACTGGTATCGGGTGTGGGAAGCGACCGATCAGCACAATGCCCATTGGTGGAAAAATCGTACCAATATGCGTACCGCCGCCATACAAACATCAACGATCTGTCCTCTCCAGAATGTTCTTTTCCAGGCATTCTACCAATTGATGTCGAGTGCTGGAGAAGGTGGCTATTTCCATCCGTTCATCCACTTCGATCTTAGACACAGTGAAAAACAGCCAACCCAGCATAAGCGGCATCAAAACACGCGTCGAGGCCAATATCGCACGGAACAATCGCCACCCACAAAAGTGGTGTCAGTCGCTACACCAGCTGGGGCCACGCTGCCAAAACCGATCAACGCGACAACTGGCAGGAGCCCGTCGATTGCCAATAGCAATCCTTTAACACCGTTCCTGTTTGTCTATGTGCCGTTGCTAACGCCGCTGCCTGCACCCCAACAGTTAGCCTTTGCTGTAAACCACAGCGCGGGCTCAGGACCACTAGTATCGCCGGGGCGGACGGCTCTACCACCATCAGGGTTGCCACCGCCGTCAACGTGCTCCTTGGATGCCATCATTAATGACAGGTTAGTGCAGCCATTCGTTTACGCACCAATTTCAAACGACAATTAA